Proteins encoded together in one Larus michahellis chromosome 4, bLarMic1.1, whole genome shotgun sequence window:
- the LOC141743085 gene encoding cytosolic phospholipase A2 epsilon-like → MGSYWSARELQYVFSNTVSQTDCYVSLSLPTASPETVRTKTVKNCKDPVWNETFCFRIQSQVKNILELKIYDENAITKDDLLFTVLFDVAKIQLGETVRLTFQLNPKTQESLEVEFASESIPVPPEKLVTNGVLVSREISCLEVLVDNRWTKKEPSEKDFLFSVKGSYEESQTLSLGSSWRPMEPLDFHYIKYSLSDLCVALAEKKPHFCSCTSGEGKKDCHASLVIPLDSLPFKETVTVAKDETINLHVKSNDWSRNLDVRLEFDLCMEEKNFLQKRRKFVASVLKKALHLEQDLQDHEVPVVAVMTTGGGTRALTSLLGNLLGLQKLGLLDAISYITGSSGSTWALSHLYQNAEWSHNDLSRLIREVRRHMTKCKLSCFSLESLKYYDKELKLRKQEGYQISSIDFWSLLLEKALSDGKNNHKLSDERQALNQGQNPLPIYMVLNIKEDYSLSEFKEWVEFTPYEVGFLKYGAFIHAEDFGSEFFMGRLMKKLPESRICFMKGLWSNVFSYNLLDAWHSSDPTQRCSLRCTQHRTVDVEGHEPSPPARSHELETYLVTPECGIMGIIRQVLTERVMVSKFYNFLKGFQMHNEYLQSKNFCIWKDTVLENFPSQLTETAEFMCLADTAGYIDISYPPLMRPERKVDVVLHLNYSSGSQTSPLEEASKYFLKQGIPFPKIQLSEEEKKNLKECYIFEDTETPEAPTVVFFPLVNDTFRKYKEPGVERSPAEMAGGNVDVSSIFSPYCLNSFTYTEEEFDKLVELTSYNIQNNKHLILQALNSAIEQKRQHKK, encoded by the exons TTACAATATGTCTTTTCAAATACAGTTAGTCAAACTGATTGCTATGTGAGCCTTTCCTTGCCTACTGCTTCCCCTGAGACTGTCCGGACCAAAACTGTCAAGAACTGCAAAGATCCAGTGTGGAATGAAACATTTTGCTTCAGGATCCAGAGCCAAGTAAAA AATATTCTTGAGCTGAAAATCTACGATGAAAATGCAATCACTAAAGATGACCTCCTCTTCACTGTCCTCTTTGATGTTGCTAAAATCCAGCTTGGAGAAACTGTTCGCTTGACTTTTCAGCTAAATCCAAAG ACACAAGAGTCACTGGAGGTTGAGTTTGCATCAGAGAGCAT tCCAGTCCCTCCTGAAAAGCTTGTCACTAATGGTGTACTAGtg TCTCGTGAAATTTCCTGCTtggaagtcctggtggacaatagATGGACAAAGAAAGAACCTTCAG aaaaggacttcttattttcagtgaaagGATCCTACGAGGAGAGCCAGACCCTGTCGCTGGGCTCCTCCTGGCGACCCATGGAACCCCTGGACTTCCATTACATCAAGTACAGCCTGTCAGACCTGTGTGTGGCTCTAGCGGAGAAGAAGCCTCATTTCTGCTCG tgtacCTCAGGTGAAGGTAAAAAAGACTGCCATGCATCCCTCGTTATTCCTCTGGATTCACTTCCCTTCAAGGAGACAGTAACAGTAGCAAAG gatGAAACCATCAATTTACATGTGAAGTCAAATGACTG GTCAAGAAACTTAGATGTTCGCTTGGAGTTTGATCTGTGTATGGAGGAGAAAAATTTCCTACAGAAACGGAGGAAGTTTGTggcttctgttttgaaaaaagcaCTTCATTTAGAGCAAGACCTACAAGACCATGAG GTACCAGTTGTAGCAGTCATGACAACAGGAGGTGGCACCCGGGCACTGACATCTCTGTTAGGCAACCTCTTGGGTCTTCAGAAGCTGGGCCTCTTAGATGCTATTTCATACATTACTGGGTCATCTGGTTCAACATG ggCCTTGTCGCATTTGTACCAGAATGCTGAGTGGTCACACAACGATCTGTCCAGACTGATTCGTGAAGTCCGCAGACATATGACCAAATGCAAGCTAAGCTGTTTTTCCCTGGAGAGCTTGAAGTACTATGACAAGGAGCTAAAACTGCGGAAGCAAGAGGGATACCAGATCTCTAGCATTGATTTTTGGAGTCTTCTGCTGGAAAAAGCATTAAGCGATGGG AAAAATAACCACAAACTCTCAGATGAGCGACAAGCATTGAATCAGGGTCAGAATCCCCTACCTATCTACATGGTCCTTAACATCAAAGAAGACTACAGCCTTTCAGAGTTCAAAG AATGGGTGGAGTTCACCCCTTATGAGGTCGGGTTCTTAAAATACGGCGCCTTCATTCATGCGGAGGATTTTGGCAGCGAGTTCTTCATGGGTCGCCTGATGAAGAAGCTTCCTGAATCCCGCATCTGTTTCATGAAAG GTCTGTGGAGCAATGTCTTTTCCTACAACCTCTTGGATGCCTGGCATTCGTCAGATCCTACACAAAGGTGCTCACTGAGGTGTACCCAACACAGGACTGTTGATGTTG AAGGACACGAGCCTTCCCCACCAGCCAGGAGCCATGAGTTGGAGACTTACTTAGTTACCCCTGAATGTGGCATCATGGGCATCATTCGGCAGGTCCTGACTGAGAGGGTGATGGTTTCAAAGTTCTACAACTTCCTGAAGGGGTTCCAGATGCACAATGAATACCTACAGAGCAAAAACTTCTGTATATGGAAAG atACTGTGCTAGAGAATTTCCCCAGCCAGCTGACAGAAACAGCAGAGTTCATGTGCCTGGCAGACACGGCAGGATACATCGATATCAGCTACCCACCGCTCATGAGGCCGGAGAGGAAAGTGGATGTTGTCCTACACTTAAACTATTCTTCTGGATCACAGACATCG CCTTTGGAAGAAGCCTCCAAGTACTTTCTAAAGCAGGGAATACCATTTCCCAAAATCCAACTgagtgaagaagaaaagaaaaatctaaaggAGTGCTACATCTTTGAAGACACAGAGACCCCAGAGGCTCCGACAGTGGTGTTTTTCCCGCTGGTGAATGACACcttcagaaaatacaaagagcCTG GTGTGGAGCGGAGCCCTGCTGAGATGGCAGGGGGCAACGTGGATGtttccagcattttttccccGTACTGCTTAAACAGCTTTACTTACACAGAGGAGGAGTTTGACAAGCTGGTAGAATTGACCAGCTACAACATTCAGAACAACAAACATCTGATCCTTCAGGCTTTGAATTCAGCCATAGAGCAGAAACGACAGCATAAAAAATAA